In Funiculus sociatus GB2-C1, the genomic stretch ACTGATTTTAACAATAATATGCTTTCAACGGTTTAGGTCTGCAACAAGGGATACACATCTTAATTCGAGGTGGAGCAATGGCTACTATTTTAAGAACGTGGAGTTATCAGTATCAGTGGTTGTATGATGCGATCGCGCGTCTTGCTGCTGTGAGTGTAGGTGGAGAGGCAAGATTTCGCCAACTGCCTTTGAAAGGTTTAACCATTGACTCAGAAACCAAAGTTCTAGACCTCTGTTGTGGCAGCGGTCAGGCAACTCAATTTTTAGTGCAATATTCCCAGGATGTCACAGGTTTGGATATCTCACCAGTCTCTCTGGCTAGAGCGCAGCACAACGTCCCCCAAGCGAAATATGTAGAAGCTTTGGCTGAAGAAATGCCGTTTCCAGATCATCAGTTTGACATAGTACATACCAGTGTGGCAATGCACGAAATGGAACCCGAACAACTAAGGGCCATTTTCCGAGAAGTGTACCGAGTGCTGAAACCTGGCGGTATCTTCGCCTTAGTTGATTTTCATCGTCCCACGAATCCCCTATTTTTGCCTGGTTTATCTATATTTCTATGGTTGTTTGAAACACAGACATCTTGGCAGCTGCTACAAACTGATTTACCTGGGTTGCTGGAGGCGGTCGGTTTTCAGGCGTGCAAACCAGAATTGTATGCTGGTGGAAGTCTCCAGGTGATTCAGGCTCAGAAATGAAGGGATTGGGGAGTAGGGGACAAAGAGGACTTGACGTTTTATCCTTTGCCTCCCAACTACAAATTACGAATCCCAGGTAAAAGTTTTTTGTGAAACTTGGTTAATTACGGGAAAATACTCTTGTGGTAGGCTTTAGCTTAAAGTTATGATCTACCACTAGGAAACGAGTAAATATTTATGAACAATAAAATCATTTTACCATTCTTCCTAACAACTGTGTTAGTAGGTGGATATCTAGCAATTGATGCCTTTCAACAAAGTCAACCAACTCAAGCAGCTCAGTCGATATGGAAACAGTTTTCTTCAAGTAAAGGCAACTTTAAAGTATTGATGCCCGGTAAAACAAGCCAATTGAAGCGAGTTGTAAACACTGAAGCCGGAGAAATTACTGTGTATGGGTTTCGGGCTATCCGACCGAACGAAGCAGTATATGGGGTTACTTACTCTGATGTACCTAGTCAAACTATAAAAACTCCTAAGGATGTCAATGATTTATTTAACGGCACCATCCAAGGTTTTGCACAGAGCGTTCAAGGTAGTGTGGTAAGTCAACGAAATATTAAGTTGGGTACTTATCCGGGAAGAGAAATAAAAGTTCAGATATTCGGAGGTGCTACTGCTAAAAGTCGGATGTATTTGGTCAAGCAACGGCTTTATCAGACATTAGCAGTAACAAAAAAGGAAGAAAGTTTATCTAAAAGTATTAATGGTTTTTTAAATTCATTCCAAGTGATTAATAAACCAGCAGCATCGCCAAAGAGTCGCCAAGTTAAGAAACCTACAGTTTCTCCCAGAGTTGTCCAAGAACAGCTTAATGCCAAGCTGAAACAAGCAGTTTGCGCTCAAAATTGGTCGCAAGCCGTGACAACAGTTAACCGAATGATAAATATGGCACCTAAGTCAGGAGGAGTGCGGGAGCAATTGGTAACGTATCGGGGACGATTACAAAATATGGCTAGAAATAAAGAAGTTATTCCTGCGGGAACGCTTACTGGTTGCTCTCCTGTTGCTGGAAGTGGAGGTCAATAAAAAAGTTTTGCAAAGCCAGAGGCGAAACGTCTCCGGAGTGTTGAGTTACTTGGTGTTGCTCAAAATAAAAGTTATTTCAATTGGGTATAACCTATTAAGTCAAATCTCAAAACTCAAGTCTCAAAACTCAAGTATCCTCCGTCTCAG encodes the following:
- a CDS encoding class I SAM-dependent methyltransferase gives rise to the protein MATILRTWSYQYQWLYDAIARLAAVSVGGEARFRQLPLKGLTIDSETKVLDLCCGSGQATQFLVQYSQDVTGLDISPVSLARAQHNVPQAKYVEALAEEMPFPDHQFDIVHTSVAMHEMEPEQLRAIFREVYRVLKPGGIFALVDFHRPTNPLFLPGLSIFLWLFETQTSWQLLQTDLPGLLEAVGFQACKPELYAGGSLQVIQAQK